A window of Citrus sinensis cultivar Valencia sweet orange chromosome 7, DVS_A1.0, whole genome shotgun sequence contains these coding sequences:
- the LOC102609600 gene encoding protein LURP-one-related 11-like, which produces MAKKVHPRGLLSSSSSAPCYFSSKRETFTIWMKSLVLNGKGCTVFDSDGHIMYRVDNYNSKSNNEVYLMDFDGGVLFTILKKRYFRLFGFWEGYKSTGKVETNTKRPDFLVRQSFNMLRRNSDCEVILGLDDNHPYNYAMTSLNGKCACKIVDNFGDTVAELKRKEARSGVVFGEDVLSMEVKPCVDLSLVMGLLVVYGLINSLM; this is translated from the exons atggccaaaaaagtTCATCCCCGTGGGctactttcttcttcttcttcagctcCATGCTACTTCAGTTCAAAACGAGAAACCTTCACAATCTGGATGAAGTCTCTAGTCTTGAATGGCAAAGGCTGCACTGTTTTTGATTCTGATGGACACATCATGTATCGCGTCGATAATTACAACTCCAAGAGCAACAATGAAGTTTATCTCATGGATTTTGATGGAGGAGTTCTGTTCACCATCTTAAAAAAg AGATATTTCAGGTTATTTGGGTTCTGGGAAGGTTACAAATCAACTGGGAAAGTCGAAACTAATACTAAAAGGCCCGATTTCCTAGTTCGACAAAGCTTCAATATGTTGAGGAGAAATTCAGATTGTGAGGTTATTTTGGGATTGGATGATAATCATCCATATAATTATGCTATGACAAGCTTGAATGGTAAGTGTGCATGCAAGATTGTGGACAACTTTGGAGACACAGTTGCTGAGCTGAAGAGAAAAGAAGCAAGAAGTGGAGTTGTTTTTGGTGAAGATGTATTATCGATGGAGGTTAAGCCTTGTGTTGACCTCTCTCTCGTTATGGGCCTTCTTGTTGTCTACGGTCTCATCAACTccttaatgtaa